The Thunnus maccoyii chromosome 9, fThuMac1.1, whole genome shotgun sequence genome includes a region encoding these proteins:
- the wsb2 gene encoding WD repeat and SOCS box-containing protein 2 — MCSTENNAELQHTSSDPALILELKTRRPPSLEGRAGCETWSVDFSPDGAWFAWSMGHGIVWVVAWPLDSEDNQNGDTDRGDKSFSCGHPVWGLAFGPRPPKSAAPSTHRVKTPSKWNKSLLLATGLENGVIKIWNVLTGEAVFDLHGHEGVVRDLVFPQNGTLTLISSSRDKTLRIWDLTQKGKKVQVLSGHKDWISCCSVSSDCSMIASVGRFDRMVCLWSLRSYIFIRNLTGGTHKTLYLLSSCDFSPDGALLATAAFSGSSWWIDLWDPYTAEKLATLVDYFEDYGQNQISALQFSPNGLHLAVVTDDRALRIWEPGKKGMVMQTKADRDSNGLCCNYHPQGGVVATGTRDGHVRFWKVPRTVPSLCHLCRSILRHSVSTHQMEPLPLPKRILEYLTYRNIPDRLKTCCSSSDDEEWQS, encoded by the exons ATGTGCTCCACGGAAAACAACGCGGAGCTACAACATACAT CGTCCGACCCGGCTCTCATCCTGGAGCTGAAGACCAGGAGACCTCCGTCCCTAGAGGGCCGCGCGGGATGTGAGACGTGGAGCGTGGACTTCTCCCCGGACGGAGCCTGGTTCGCCTGGTCGATGGGACACGGGATCGTCTGGGTGGTCGCCTGGCCTCTCGACTCAGA AGATAATCAGAACGGAGACACCGACCGAGGAGACAAGAGCTTCAGTTGTGGTCACCCAGTGTGGGGTCTCGCGTTCGGACCCAGACCTCCAAAATCAGCCGCACCCTCAACCCACCGAGTTAAAACACCATCCAAATGGAACAAGAGTCTGCTTCTGGCCACAGGCTTGGAGAACGGGGTGATCAAAATCTGGAACGTGTTAACAG GTGAGGCTGTGTTTGATCTCCACGGCCACGAAGGCGTAGTGAGGGACCTGGTCTTCCCTCAGAACGGGACGCTCACACTCATATCATCTTCTCGGGATAAGACCTTGAGGATTTGGGACCTGACTCAGAAAG GTAAAAAGGTGCAGGTGCTTTCGGGCCATAAAGACTGGATCAGCTGCTGCAGCGTGTCGTCGGACTGCAGCATGATTGCATCTGTCGGCAGGTTTGACAGA ATGGTGTGTCTGTGGAGTCTGCGCTCCTACATATTCATCAGGAACCTTACAGGAGGGACCCATAAGACCTTGTACCTTTTGTCTTCCTGCGACTTCTCTCCCGACGGGGCGTTGCTCGCCACCGCTGCCTTCAGCGGCTCGAGCTGGTGGATCGACCTCTGGGACCCTTACACTGCGGAGAAACTGGCCACTCTGGT AGACTACTTTGAAGATTACGGGCAAAACCAAATCTCAGCGCTACAGTTCTCTCCCAACGGCTTGCATTTGGCAGTCGTGACCGACGACAG AGCTCTTCGGATCTGGGAGCCGGGAAAGAAAGGGATGGTGATGCAGACGAAGGCGGACAGAGACTCTAACGGACTCTGCTGCAACTACCATCCACAAGGCGGAGTGGTCGCCACCGG AACAAGAGACGGCCATGTGAGGTTCTGGAAGGTTCCCAGGACGGTACCCAGCCTGTGCCACCTGTGCCGATCCATCCTGCGCCACTCGGTCTCCACGCACCAGATGGAGCCTCTGCCTCTTCCCAAGAGGATCCTGGAGTACCTCACTTACCGCAACATCCCCGACCGCCTCAAgacctgctgctcctcctcggACGATGAGGAGTGGCAAAGTTAA
- the rfc5 gene encoding replication factor C subunit 5 has product MASTSKAPLQQAVNLPWVEKYRPQKLDDLISHKDILTTIQKFITEDRLPHLLFYGPPGTGKTSTILACAKQLYKDKQFNSMVLELNASDDRGIDVVRGPILSFASTRTIFKKGFKLVILDEADAMTQDAQNALRRVIEKFTENTRFCLICNYLSKIIPALQSRCTRFRFGPLSPDQMIPRLEHVIQQESVDVTPDGMKAIVTLSSGDMRRSLNILQSTSMAYEKVTEDTVYTCTGHPLRSDIANILDWSLNKDFTSAYNQILELKTLKGLALHDILTEVHLLIHRVDFPPDIRMGLLIKLADIEHRLASGTNEKIQLSSMVAAFQATRDLVVSEAS; this is encoded by the exons ATGGCTTCTACCAGTAAAGCACCGCTGCAGCAGGCCGTAAATTTACCATG GGTTGAAAAATACAGACCACAGAAGCTTGATGACCTGATctcacacaaagatattctaACCACTA TCCAGAAGTTTATCACTGAGGACAGACTTCCTCATCTCTTGTTCTACGGCCCCCCTGGAACGGGCAAAACTTCCACCATTCTCGCCTGCGCCAAGCAGCTgtacaaagacaaacagttcAACTCCATGGTGTTGGAG CTAAACGCTTCAGATGACAGAGGTATTGATGTCGTAAGAGGCCCCATTCTGAGTTTTGCCAGTACCAGAACCATCTTCAA GAAGGGCTTCAAGTTAGTGATACTGGACGAGGCGGATGCCATGACCCAGGACGCCCAGAATGCATTGCGGAGAG TGATCGAGAAGTTCACAGAAAACACTCGGTTCTGTTTGATCTGCAACTACCTGTCTAAGATCATCCCGGCCCTGCAGTCACGTTGCACCAGGTTTCGCTTCGGCCCGTTATCCCCGGACCAGATGATCCCTCGTCTGGAGCACGTAATCCAGCAGGAGag tgTTGACGTAACTCCAGACGGAATGAAAGCCATTGTGACTTTATCATCAGGCGATATGAGAAGATCACTCAACATACTGCAG AGCACCAGTATGGCGTACGAGAAGGTCACCGAGGACACAGTGTACACCTGCACAGGTCACCCCCTCCGCTCCGATATAGCCAACATCCTCGACTGGTCCCTCAACAAAGACTTCACCTCCGCGTACAACC AGATCCTTGAGCTGAAGACTTTGAAAGGTTTGGCCCTGCATGATATCCTCACTGAAGTTCATCTGCTTATACACAGAG TTGACTTTCCCCCAGATATTCGGATGGGTCTGCTCATCAAGCTAGCTGACATCGA ACACAGACTCGCCTCAGGAACCAATGAGAAGATCCAGCTGAGCTCAATGGTCGCAGCTTTCCAGGCAACCAGAGACCTGGTGGTCAGCGAGGCGTCCTAG